GGTGCCGGCAATGATCACCGGATTCTTCGCTTCCGCCATCATGGAAAGCATCGCTTCCGCTTTTCCCGGATCGGTCGTTCTGGCCGTCACCTCGGTTCCCAACAGTTTCACGCTGTCGCGCTCGACCGAGCCATTGAGAATATCCACCGGCAGCTCCAGGTATACCGGCCCCGGTCTCCCGCTGGTGGCATAGCGAAAAGCCAGATCGAAATATTCCGGAATCCGTTCCGTTTTCTGGCAGACCAGGGTTTTTTTGACCATCGGACGGATAACGGGCTCCTGGTCCATATCCTGCAAGTCCAGCTTTTCCTTGTGTTCCAGTCCAACGCAGCCGGCGATGACGACGACGGGTGTGTTGGAAAAGTACGCACTGGCCACGCCGGTCAACGCGTTGGTAAATCCGGGACCCGCCGTCACCATGACGATGCCGGGTTTGCGGGTCAGCTTCCCCCAGGCCTCTGCCATGAAAGCGGCCGCCTGTTCATGACGGGTGTCGAAGAGCGTTATCTCGCTATTCTCCAGATGTTGATAAATCGGTGTAATATGCCCGCCGCTGAGAGTAAAGATATATTCCACATTGCGTTCAATCAACGCCTCGGCAGCCAACTGTCCGCCTGTTACTGTTCCCATGCCGCACCTCCTGTAGATTATCGTGCCAATAATGCTGAAAAATCGCTTGTAGCGAGTGTCGTAAAACCTCTTGAAAAGGCTGTGGTCTCAAGCACCAACCATTGTTCTAAGCGCCTTGAAAATTTACAGTTCCATGAGCTGGCCGCCGGTGATGTTAACCGCCTGACCGGTCATGTAGGAAGACGTGTCGGAAGCGAGAAATGCCACCAGATTCCCGACCTCTTCCACCGTCCCGATTCTTTTGAGGGGAATGGTTTTACACATTTCCGCTTCACGTTCTTCAACCGTCGAATTGAAAAACTGGGCTTCCAGGCCAAAGCGCCACTTCTCGAGATCGGTCATAATCTGACCGGGACAGATGGCGTTCACACGGATATTGCTACCGGCCAGTTCCATGGCCATGACTTTCGTCAACATGATCACCCCCGCTTTGGCCACGGCGTAGGCGCCGTTGAACAGCGGCGGCACCTTGCCGGCTCTCGAAGCCGTGTTGATGATGGCTCCACCTGCTTTCATCATCGGCAACATAGCACGTGAAACCCTGAAAACGCCGTGAAGATTGATGTCGATCGTCTTCATCCACGCGTCTTCATCATAATTCTGAACGGTGTTGGGCACCCCGAACGATGCGCCGGCATTGTTGCAAAGGATATCGACGCCGTCGAAGAATTCCCTGACGGTCGCCACCATCCGTTCGATGGAACGGCCGTCGGCGACATCGACGCTTACCGCCAGCGAACGTATCCCGAATGCAGCCTTCAGATCAGTGGCAATCGTTTCCATCTCGCCGGTGGTTCCGGTTCTGACCTGGTGGTCTGCATCCCCGGCTTCACCCAAGTCGGCAACAATGACATTGGCCCCCGATGCCGCCAGCCTGGTTGCAATGGCGTAGCCGATGCCCGTTTTTTTTCCGGCACCGGTTACCAGGGCCGTTTTTCCCTTTAAATCCTCGTACATGTTCACCTCCTGCAATAAAATCGTGTCCCACGATTTTATCGTACGCGACGACGTCGCTCTATGCGAAAAATGGATCTTAATCTAAGTTGAACGCATCCAACGCTCCCAGCAAGAGGGGATTATATCCTATTGAGTGGCGCTCGATAGATGAATCTAAATTATTTATCGAGCGATTGTCAAGAACAAAAAAAAACAGAAACGCCCCGCCGAAAGACGACGGGGCGCTTCTGTTTGATTCATCCGGATGTTGGGTACTTTTATTGTCACAAACGTACTCGCCCTCGCAAGATCCTTCTTTTTTATGACTGCCCGGGCACGATAATCCGTGAACTATCCTCCTGTTTGGCTTTCTGGGCGATCTCGACGATTCGGTCCACCTCACGGCTGACAGCCTCGGGAAATTTTTCGACGGCCTCGGCCAGCGTGCCGGCCTCGAGCATGGCACTCACCGGAAGGGGCCCCTCCGGCGACATCAGTTGCGTTTGTGCAATGAATATCGGGGACCGGCTCTCGTCCGGAGACCCGTCCGACGTTACCGGCGACATTCTCCTCACGGCACCGGTTTTCATATCCGTAAAAGACTCCTCCCTGTACAAATTGTTTCCATCCAGTTTCAAATCGATTTCCATGTGGTGCTCTCCCTTCATTCGTTGGAAACACGCATGCATGTTGAGAAACGGTTTCTCTTTTCCCAAGCCCGGGGCACAGAAGAACAACCGTGCGGACGCATGTTTCCATTGTGTTATAATTATCGATCGTAGACAGGAAACTGCCGGCACAAATTTTCCACCTCGTTCCTGACTTCTCCAATGACGCCCTCATCCCGGTGATGGGTTGTCACCCGGTCCAGCCAACCCGCGATCACGTCCACTTCCTGCGGCCCCATTCCCCTGCAGGATATGCCGGCAGTGCCAATCCTTATCCCGCTTGCGGCGCCGCCTCTGTTTTTATCCGCCGCGATGACGTTCTGATTCAATACGATTCCGGCGCCCTCCAATGCGCGTTCAGCCCTTTTACCGTCAAGCCCTCTGGTCGTGACATCCACAAGCACCTGATGCGTGTCCGTCCCCCCGGTAACGACCGAGAAGCCCTTTTCGCCGAGCGCCCCCGCGAGGCGAACGGCATTTTTCAACGTCAGCGCCTGGGTTCGCTTGAAGCCGTCGGTTTGCGCCAGGTTGAATATAACCGCCTTGGCCGCGATGCTGTTGACGGCGCTTGTCCCCTGGCAACCCGGGAATACCGCCCTGTCGATTCCGTCGGCGAACTGCTTACGGCCAAGAATCACGCCTCCCCTGCCGCCCATCATTGTTTTGTAACAGGTAAACGTGACGAAATCGGCGTGGGGCACAGGACTCGGAATGACACCGGCCGCCACCAGGCCGCCGATATGCGCCATGTCTACCAGCAGATAGGCCGACACCGATGCCGCGATGGCGCCCATTTTCCGATAATCGATCAGACGGGGATAGGAACTGGCGCCGGCGATGATCATGGCCGGCCTGAACGCTTCAGCCATGGCGGCGACCGCCTCGTAGTCGATGCGGCCGGTGTCGCCATCGACGCCGTAGTGTCCGATCTCGAAGCATTTTCCCGCAATCGACGCCCGATGGCCATGCGACAGGTGCCCGCCATGGGACAACGCCATGGAAAGTATCCTGTCGCCAACATCCAAAACCGAAAACAATACCGCCAAGTTGGCCGATGTCCCGCTGTGAGGCTGGACATTGGCATAATCGGCACCGAACAGATCCTTGCAGCGGGAAACGGCCAGGCGTTCGACCTCATCGGCATAAACGCAACCGGCGTGGTACCTCCTTCCCGGATACCCTTCGATGGTTTTGGTGTTGAAGACGGAACCCAGCACCTCCATGATGGATGCAGGCGCGTGGTTTTCCGCCGCAATCAGATCCAGCGTCGTTTCGATACGGGCCTTTTCCTTGTCGACGAGGCTCGCCATGACAGGATCGTCATCCCTTAGACAGCGCATGCCCTCTCCCCCGTGTTATTTGGCAATATTCCACTTATCATAAATGTTCATACGCCGGCGCGCCATACGAAGCATGAAACTTCCGTTATTGTATTGAAACGCCCAGCTTAGGAGCAGATACGAAAGAGGCGGCATAAGGATGGGCTGCAGACGGGGTCTTGCCGGCATCAGCCGCTGGGCTGGCCGTCCACTACGAACCGCTGCACAAGGTTGAAAATCTCGCTGACGCCGAACGGTTTGGCCAGGAACGCATCCGCCCCGGCCTGCCTGGCGAGTGCTTCCCTCTCCGACAAGTGCGAGTAAAGGATCACAACCGTATTCCGGTTAAGGCCCTTCACTTTTTCCGACAGCTCCGTTCCACTAAGTTCGGCCAGGATGACGTCAGCCACGACGATATCGGGCGCGCCGGAGCTCTCGAAATAGATCCATGCGTCGAGGCCGTTTTCGAAAGGCA
This genomic stretch from Deltaproteobacteria bacterium harbors:
- a CDS encoding response regulator, producing the protein MAVVDEDPIVRDFVVGALMYSVNREVLPFENGLDAWIYFESSGAPDIVVADVILAELSGTELSEKVKGLNRNTVVILYSHLSEREALARQAGADAFLAKPFGVSEIFNLVQRFVVDGQPSG
- a CDS encoding cytoplasmic protein — its product is MEIDLKLDGNNLYREESFTDMKTGAVRRMSPVTSDGSPDESRSPIFIAQTQLMSPEGPLPVSAMLEAGTLAEAVEKFPEAVSREVDRIVEIAQKAKQEDSSRIIVPGQS
- a CDS encoding SDR family oxidoreductase, whose translation is MYEDLKGKTALVTGAGKKTGIGYAIATRLAASGANVIVADLGEAGDADHQVRTGTTGEMETIATDLKAAFGIRSLAVSVDVADGRSIERMVATVREFFDGVDILCNNAGASFGVPNTVQNYDEDAWMKTIDINLHGVFRVSRAMLPMMKAGGAIINTASRAGKVPPLFNGAYAVAKAGVIMLTKVMAMELAGSNIRVNAICPGQIMTDLEKWRFGLEAQFFNSTVEEREAEMCKTIPLKRIGTVEEVGNLVAFLASDTSSYMTGQAVNITGGQLMEL
- a CDS encoding serine hydroxymethyltransferase, with amino-acid sequence MRCLRDDDPVMASLVDKEKARIETTLDLIAAENHAPASIMEVLGSVFNTKTIEGYPGRRYHAGCVYADEVERLAVSRCKDLFGADYANVQPHSGTSANLAVLFSVLDVGDRILSMALSHGGHLSHGHRASIAGKCFEIGHYGVDGDTGRIDYEAVAAMAEAFRPAMIIAGASSYPRLIDYRKMGAIAASVSAYLLVDMAHIGGLVAAGVIPSPVPHADFVTFTCYKTMMGGRGGVILGRKQFADGIDRAVFPGCQGTSAVNSIAAKAVIFNLAQTDGFKRTQALTLKNAVRLAGALGEKGFSVVTGGTDTHQVLVDVTTRGLDGKRAERALEGAGIVLNQNVIAADKNRGGAASGIRIGTAGISCRGMGPQEVDVIAGWLDRVTTHHRDEGVIGEVRNEVENLCRQFPVYDR